One genomic segment of Flagellimonas marinaquae includes these proteins:
- a CDS encoding RagB/SusD family nutrient uptake outer membrane protein — protein MLLKEKYYTHLLVFIAFTLFVSCDLDEEVYTEVLSSEFGQTEEEVTALVGAAYSSYGGWIGGPWVTSLVSSDEGVVPTRGTDWAENGQWARMHEHDFQPDDFYANFSWGPLYTGINNVNRIIYQLEQTGTDAALQTVKELKVLRAFNYYHLMDIYGNVPLVISFVDAEENPANNTRAEIFSFITTEVESVIDDLPTDVTSTYGKINKWVAHALLAKVYLNAEVYVGSPEWEKVIEHTDAIIESGNYNLASSYFDNFSIDNESSSENIFVFVYDRVFSGGMSIAVRTLHYESQKTYNFTQQPWNGYSSLEDFYNKFDDDDVRKQSFVVGPQFDSSGNPLEDASAEPTDPNGPPIEFTPEITGLRTALRQEGTRIGKFEFESGGDPAAMNNDFPVFRYGDILLTKAEAEFRLGNEADALVLVNMIRERAGVPTFASLTLDVLLDERGRETAFEGYRRQDQIRFGTFNDAWEFKPADPSDHVNLFPISRSQLEANPNLQQNPGY, from the coding sequence ATGTTATTAAAAGAAAAATATTATACACATTTGTTGGTCTTTATAGCATTTACGCTATTTGTCAGTTGTGATTTGGATGAAGAAGTTTATACAGAGGTTTTAAGCTCTGAATTTGGTCAAACAGAAGAAGAGGTGACTGCTTTGGTAGGTGCTGCTTATTCGAGTTATGGTGGTTGGATCGGAGGTCCATGGGTAACAAGTCTAGTATCATCCGATGAAGGAGTGGTTCCAACGCGAGGTACGGACTGGGCAGAAAATGGACAATGGGCTAGAATGCATGAACATGATTTTCAACCGGATGATTTTTATGCGAACTTTAGCTGGGGTCCGTTGTATACAGGAATCAATAATGTCAATCGAATTATTTATCAGTTGGAGCAGACAGGAACAGATGCTGCCTTGCAAACCGTCAAGGAATTAAAAGTTTTGCGAGCTTTCAATTACTATCATCTTATGGATATTTATGGGAACGTGCCATTGGTCATATCATTTGTTGATGCCGAGGAAAACCCAGCGAACAATACCAGAGCAGAGATCTTTAGTTTTATTACTACCGAAGTAGAGTCTGTAATTGACGATTTACCTACCGATGTAACTTCAACGTATGGAAAGATCAACAAATGGGTAGCTCATGCATTGTTGGCAAAAGTTTATCTGAATGCTGAAGTATATGTGGGCAGCCCTGAATGGGAAAAGGTGATAGAACATACGGATGCTATCATTGAATCTGGAAACTATAATCTTGCATCCAGCTATTTTGATAACTTTAGCATAGACAATGAAAGTTCTTCAGAAAATATTTTTGTTTTTGTTTATGACAGGGTGTTTTCCGGAGGTATGAGCATTGCTGTAAGGACATTGCACTATGAAAGTCAAAAAACATATAACTTTACCCAACAACCATGGAATGGATACTCTTCGTTAGAAGATTTTTACAATAAATTTGATGATGACGATGTCCGAAAACAAAGTTTTGTAGTTGGTCCACAATTTGATTCAAGTGGCAATCCATTGGAAGATGCAAGTGCGGAACCTACCGATCCCAATGGACCTCCAATAGAGTTTACTCCCGAAATTACTGGTTTACGTACAGCATTGCGACAGGAAGGTACGCGTATAGGGAAATTTGAATTTGAGTCGGGAGGCGATCCCGCCGCTATGAACAACGATTTTCCGGTATTTCGATATGGGGATATATTATTGACTAAAGCAGAGGCGGAATTTAGATTAGGAAATGAAGCGGATGCATTGGTTTTGGTAAATATGATTAGGGAAAGGGCAGGAGTTCCGACTTTTGCTTCATTGACCCTTGATGTGCTATTGGACGAAAGGGGTAGGGAAACCGCCTTTGAAGGATACAGAAGACAAGATCAGATTAGATTTGGCACCTTCAATGACGCATGGGAATTTAAGCCCGCAGACCCAAGTGATCATGTGAATCTTTTCCCAATATCCAGAAGTCAATTGGAAGCCAATCCTAATCTGCAGCAAAATCCAGGATATTAA
- a CDS encoding SusC/RagA family TonB-linked outer membrane protein — protein MKKLSLIFMIMVLSGYLVSAQERTITGTVTAADGSEPLPGVSILVKGTQNGTQTDFDGNYSISVNDSDILLFSYIGFKTIEMSVGGQTTINISMEEDLARLDEVVLVGYGSLAKKAVTSSVASVAVEDFNKGNINSPQQLLQGKVSGLNIARPGGDPNGEFSIRLRGISTLGANTSPLVVIDGLVGGSLQSVDPNDIASIDVLKDGGAAAIYGTRGSSGVILITTKKGSANRSELSYSTYASIETRARSLEVADAAMFSALPNVTSSNIYGSDTDWLKEISRVAFGNVHNLSASGGNATSSYRASLNYRNIQGIQKSTGFEQLNGRISLQQRALNDKLSLNAVVAATSREEDRGFNDAFRYATIYNPTAPIRNEDGTYFQTGGFDTFNPVAIIEQNSNDRTRENIVGGLKLDYDLFKGLKLGAYYGLQIENSLTTEKYGKTSLWRGLARNGLVRKTNTKDKTQQTDFTINYQTDIKDLGINVLLGSSYQQFDSEGSFISAGNFVSDNILDNFELSGDVTNGLASITSYKRKSKLLSFFTRIDLDYDDTYFLSAALRPEGHDRFGENNKWGTFGSVSAGLNLTNIFDNLGPFDYLKFRASWGLTGNIPDLSLIAPSQATVGASGNAFNDGSFVTAFAPASNPNPDLKWEEKTEWNFGFDFTLFEGKLSGNVDYYTRTTSDLLRYQSVPVPPNLFPTTLKNVGEISNSGLELALEYRAKFNEEFTWTPGINLATFKNELKALDREDRQRIGSLGSPGLGAATPILVEPGRSLGDIYVPLFNGINPDGTWNVSTDEDEFVVVGNGLPDFTLNFVNTFNYKNWDLNFLLRGVFGHSLVNANRAFYEQPNVAPTYNVLASSNRAELQGLTVNESRLSSLQVEKADFVNLDNITLGYNFPGLSEETTIKSLRLYLTGQNLFIITGYEGVDPEVRYTDTGQVDNGGFLTQTPDPLAPGIDRRATWFTTRTFTFGLNIDF, from the coding sequence ATGAAAAAACTAAGCTTAATTTTTATGATAATGGTTCTATCGGGCTATCTTGTTTCGGCCCAAGAAAGGACTATTACAGGAACTGTTACAGCCGCAGATGGTTCGGAACCACTACCTGGAGTTAGTATTCTTGTAAAGGGTACGCAAAATGGTACCCAAACAGATTTTGACGGTAATTATTCTATTTCTGTGAATGATTCCGATATCTTGTTGTTCAGCTATATCGGTTTTAAGACAATCGAGATGTCAGTTGGAGGACAAACCACCATAAATATTAGTATGGAGGAAGATTTGGCTCGTTTGGACGAAGTGGTTCTTGTAGGATACGGGAGTCTGGCCAAAAAAGCGGTTACCAGCTCTGTGGCCAGCGTTGCCGTCGAGGATTTTAATAAAGGGAACATAAACTCACCACAACAATTGCTGCAAGGTAAGGTCTCAGGATTGAATATAGCAAGGCCTGGCGGTGATCCAAATGGTGAATTTTCCATACGATTAAGGGGTATATCAACTCTTGGGGCCAACACCTCGCCTTTGGTGGTAATAGATGGTTTGGTAGGTGGTTCACTACAGAGTGTCGACCCAAATGATATTGCAAGTATAGACGTACTGAAAGATGGGGGTGCGGCAGCTATTTATGGAACAAGGGGATCTTCGGGTGTTATCTTAATTACTACAAAAAAGGGTAGTGCCAATAGATCTGAATTAAGTTATAGCACCTATGCAAGTATTGAAACTAGGGCCAGGAGCCTTGAGGTGGCCGATGCGGCGATGTTTTCCGCATTACCAAACGTAACATCGAGCAATATTTATGGTTCCGATACGGACTGGTTGAAAGAAATAAGCAGGGTCGCTTTTGGAAATGTCCATAATCTTTCTGCAAGTGGAGGCAATGCAACTTCCAGTTACCGGGCATCCTTGAATTATAGAAATATCCAAGGGATTCAAAAAAGCACAGGTTTTGAACAATTGAATGGGCGTATCTCTTTACAGCAACGTGCCTTAAATGATAAACTTAGTTTGAACGCAGTGGTAGCAGCTACTTCGAGAGAGGAAGACCGGGGCTTCAATGATGCTTTTAGGTATGCGACCATTTATAATCCTACCGCCCCGATCCGTAATGAAGATGGTACTTATTTCCAAACGGGAGGTTTTGACACGTTTAACCCTGTTGCCATAATAGAACAAAATAGTAATGATCGGACCAGGGAGAATATCGTTGGCGGTTTAAAACTGGATTATGATCTATTTAAAGGATTGAAGCTAGGGGCGTATTATGGATTACAAATTGAAAACTCCTTAACTACGGAAAAGTACGGGAAAACCTCACTCTGGAGAGGTCTGGCTAGAAACGGATTGGTGCGTAAGACCAACACAAAGGATAAGACACAGCAAACAGATTTCACGATTAATTATCAAACCGATATTAAGGATTTGGGAATAAATGTCCTTTTAGGTAGTTCTTACCAACAGTTCGATTCAGAGGGTAGTTTTATATCGGCGGGAAACTTTGTGTCAGATAATATACTTGATAATTTTGAACTATCTGGAGACGTGACCAACGGGCTTGCCAGTATTACATCCTATAAAAGAAAATCCAAACTTTTATCCTTTTTTACACGGATAGATTTGGATTATGACGATACTTACTTTTTGTCAGCCGCTTTGCGACCGGAGGGACATGATAGATTTGGTGAGAATAATAAGTGGGGAACCTTTGGATCGGTAAGTGCCGGTCTTAACCTAACAAACATATTTGATAATTTAGGCCCTTTCGATTACTTAAAATTCAGAGCTAGTTGGGGGCTTACAGGAAATATACCGGATTTAAGTTTAATTGCACCTTCACAGGCAACAGTGGGAGCTAGTGGAAACGCATTCAACGATGGTAGTTTTGTCACTGCTTTTGCTCCTGCGAGTAATCCCAACCCTGACCTCAAATGGGAGGAGAAAACAGAATGGAACTTTGGATTTGATTTTACTTTGTTTGAGGGAAAGCTTTCGGGTAATGTGGACTATTATACACGGACAACGAGTGATTTATTAAGATATCAGTCGGTGCCGGTGCCTCCAAACCTTTTTCCAACGACTCTTAAAAATGTTGGGGAGATTTCTAACTCGGGTCTTGAATTGGCATTGGAGTATAGGGCTAAATTTAACGAAGAGTTTACCTGGACACCAGGGATTAACCTTGCCACATTTAAAAATGAGCTAAAAGCATTGGATAGAGAGGACAGACAGAGAATAGGCTCATTAGGTTCACCAGGGCTAGGTGCAGCTACTCCTATTCTTGTTGAACCTGGTAGGTCACTTGGCGATATCTATGTTCCTTTGTTCAACGGGATAAATCCTGATGGTACCTGGAACGTTAGTACCGATGAAGATGAATTTGTTGTTGTTGGTAATGGTTTGCCAGATTTTACACTGAACTTTGTAAATACCTTTAACTACAAAAACTGGGATCTGAATTTTCTATTGCGGGGCGTATTCGGACATAGTTTAGTGAACGCCAATAGAGCTTTTTATGAGCAACCGAATGTTGCACCGACGTATAATGTTCTGGCTTCCAGTAATAGGGCAGAATTACAAGGTCTTACTGTAAACGAATCTAGATTGAGTAGTCTGCAGGTTGAAAAGGCCGATTTTGTTAATCTGGACAATATTACCCTGGGGTACAATTTTCCCGGTCTATCGGAAGAAACCACAATTAAGTCATTGAGACTCTATTTAACAGGACAAAATTTATTCATCATCACAGGGTATGAAGGTGTGGATCCAGAAGTCCGTTATACGGATACGGGCCAAGTAGATAACGGTGGATTTTTGACTCAAACGCCCGACCCCCTTGCACCAGGTATTGATCGCAGAGCTACATGGTTTACTACCCGTACATTCACCTTTGGTTTAAATATTGATTTCTAA
- a CDS encoding LacI family DNA-binding transcriptional regulator, which translates to MKNKRITIKDIAKELKISASTVSRALNNHPSLKQETITSVKKLARKLNYQPNLLALNLLQKRSNTIAIIVPEITSHFFSTAITAIQDVLVSTDYNSVICLSNESFKEEKEIVNKLSRIHIDGVLVSPSSKTKNYSHFENLQNLGIPVVIFDRDCKGLEADKVLVDDYYGAYKAVEYLIKSGCKNVAHIGGPKNLSTTLHRLNGYLDALKDNGIPVCDDYIVHASGYNILDGIKPSNKLLQLKNRPDAIFAINDSIAIAAMRTAEKLNYSIPDDISIIGFDDEPHAAHFAPSLSTIFQPVYSMGMLSARILLSHLTDDDKASSGFRYEVFQPELVLRDSSRKI; encoded by the coding sequence ATGAAAAACAAAAGAATAACGATAAAAGATATTGCTAAAGAGCTAAAAATTTCTGCCTCGACCGTTTCTCGTGCTTTAAACAATCATCCATCATTAAAGCAAGAAACCATAACATCGGTTAAAAAATTAGCTCGAAAACTCAATTACCAGCCAAATTTATTAGCTCTTAATTTATTGCAGAAAAGGTCAAATACCATTGCAATAATTGTTCCTGAAATTACAAGTCATTTTTTTTCAACAGCAATTACAGCCATTCAGGATGTGCTGGTTTCTACCGATTACAATAGCGTTATATGTCTGTCCAATGAATCATTTAAAGAGGAAAAGGAAATAGTGAATAAATTGTCCAGGATACATATTGATGGTGTGTTGGTATCCCCGTCATCTAAAACTAAAAACTATAGTCATTTCGAGAATCTTCAGAACTTAGGAATTCCAGTAGTTATATTCGATAGGGATTGTAAAGGACTGGAAGCCGACAAAGTACTTGTTGATGATTATTACGGAGCATACAAAGCAGTGGAATATTTAATAAAATCTGGGTGTAAGAACGTTGCGCACATCGGTGGTCCAAAGAACTTATCAACCACCTTGCATCGACTGAATGGTTATCTGGATGCCTTGAAGGACAATGGAATTCCTGTCTGTGATGACTACATTGTTCACGCTTCTGGATATAATATTTTGGATGGAATAAAACCTTCAAACAAGTTATTGCAATTGAAGAACAGACCAGATGCTATTTTTGCGATTAATGATAGTATTGCCATAGCAGCTATGAGAACTGCGGAAAAATTAAATTATAGTATACCTGATGATATCTCAATAATCGGGTTCGATGATGAGCCCCATGCCGCCCATTTCGCGCCATCACTTTCGACAATTTTTCAACCCGTTTATAGTATGGGAATGCTTTCGGCAAGAATCTTACTAAGCCATTTGACAGATGATGATAAAGCATCCTCAGGATTTCGCTATGAGGTTTTTCAGCCCGAGTTGGTTTTAAGAGATTCTTCCAGAAAAATTTAA
- a CDS encoding sodium:solute symporter family protein, with the protein MDLHYIDWIVIGIYGVIIIGIGLWYSKKAGEGLEEYFVAGRSLPWWIAGTSIAATYFATDAPLAAASLVRQYGIFGNWLWWYEASGVMMIVFFYAKLWRRANIITDAEFIELRYSGKAASILRAFTATYHGLLKNLIVMGFVLLAMMKFSQVILGFDPLYTLGICVTVALLYTMTSGLFGVVYTDLFQFITGTVGTIIFAGLVLYEVGGPAAMVEQIKSLEDVGPGTLDIIPQSEHMSSLQFISYVVLIFILWTRSAQGDGYLVQRLFAAKNEKHSVLAALWFNFATNVLMTWPWIIVGLGSLIIFPLATASPELLADPELAYPMMITEVVPIGVKGLIIASFLSAFMSTMDTHLCWGASYMVNDIYKRFINKTASEKHYVKASRWAILILAVFAAIAAWQMDSIERGWLFIIQLTAGIALVMLLRWYWWRVNPWAEISAMIASFILANGPFWAAILEKIGVFSQEVQDEINVVFSSEYDMLRATFILVASTVIWITVTLLTRPDDKKHLQNFYRKVRPGGWWGDIAKSCPDVVIENTATSKWIGWFIGVLFIYSSLLGFGYLIIDQNILGLGLLIVAVIGAILTIILAKKSFKEV; encoded by the coding sequence ATGGACTTACACTATATAGACTGGATTGTCATTGGCATTTATGGAGTAATTATTATCGGTATCGGACTTTGGTACAGCAAGAAAGCAGGTGAAGGGCTGGAGGAATATTTTGTTGCTGGAAGAAGTCTACCATGGTGGATCGCAGGAACATCCATAGCGGCCACCTATTTTGCAACAGACGCCCCTCTTGCAGCGGCATCCCTCGTAAGACAATATGGGATATTTGGTAATTGGTTGTGGTGGTATGAGGCCTCCGGGGTAATGATGATCGTTTTCTTCTATGCCAAATTATGGCGTAGGGCAAATATAATAACGGATGCAGAGTTCATAGAACTTCGATACTCGGGTAAAGCGGCATCTATCTTAAGAGCTTTTACCGCTACCTATCATGGTTTGTTAAAAAACTTGATCGTCATGGGGTTCGTACTATTGGCGATGATGAAATTCTCACAGGTAATATTGGGGTTTGACCCACTTTATACATTGGGCATATGCGTTACCGTTGCTCTACTGTACACCATGACCTCCGGTTTGTTCGGCGTGGTTTACACCGATTTATTCCAATTCATTACCGGTACGGTAGGCACTATAATTTTTGCGGGGCTTGTTCTATATGAAGTGGGCGGTCCAGCTGCGATGGTAGAGCAAATCAAATCCTTGGAAGATGTAGGGCCAGGAACCCTGGATATAATTCCACAATCGGAACACATGAGTTCACTACAATTCATATCCTATGTGGTTCTTATTTTTATCTTATGGACCAGAAGCGCCCAAGGTGATGGTTACCTGGTTCAGAGGTTATTTGCCGCTAAAAATGAGAAGCATTCTGTCCTTGCCGCACTTTGGTTCAATTTTGCCACAAATGTTTTAATGACTTGGCCATGGATTATTGTTGGATTAGGGTCGTTGATCATATTTCCTTTGGCCACAGCTTCTCCAGAGCTATTGGCCGATCCGGAACTGGCCTACCCAATGATGATAACGGAAGTAGTGCCCATAGGGGTCAAAGGTCTGATCATTGCCTCCTTTTTATCCGCTTTTATGAGCACCATGGACACGCATTTATGCTGGGGGGCATCCTACATGGTGAACGACATCTACAAGCGCTTCATCAACAAGACCGCTTCCGAAAAACATTACGTAAAGGCATCGAGATGGGCAATATTGATTTTGGCCGTATTTGCAGCGATCGCGGCATGGCAGATGGACTCTATCGAAAGAGGTTGGCTGTTCATCATACAATTGACCGCTGGAATTGCATTGGTCATGCTGTTGCGTTGGTACTGGTGGAGAGTCAATCCTTGGGCCGAAATAAGTGCGATGATCGCCTCGTTCATTTTGGCCAACGGGCCGTTTTGGGCGGCTATATTGGAAAAAATCGGGGTGTTCTCCCAAGAGGTCCAAGATGAAATCAATGTAGTCTTTTCAAGCGAATACGATATGTTGAGGGCCACATTCATTTTAGTGGCAAGCACGGTTATTTGGATAACAGTAACCTTGCTGACCAGACCCGATGACAAAAAGCATTTACAAAATTTCTATAGAAAGGTAAGGCCCGGTGGTTGGTGGGGGGATATTGCCAAAAGTTGTCCCGATGTCGTAATCGAAAATACTGCCACCAGCAAATGGATTGGATGGTTCATCGGTGTATTGTTCATTTACTCCAGCCTTTTAGGGTTTGGGTATTTGATCATCGATCAAAACATATTGGGCCTAGGCCTACTGATAGTGGCGGTCATCGGTGCCATTTTGACCATTATATTAGCAAAAAAGAGTTTTAAAGAAGTATAA
- a CDS encoding PIG-L deacetylase family protein, translating to MKHQTDLKYTPPFAVLLPLMYIIVLFCHNPIIAQASNTEKTLMAVFAHPDDEITAGAILNKYAEEGVKVYLVVATDGRFGTNDRTAHVAGDGLAALRREEMQCSADKLGIELIHLEYEDQLRSAGGYDGHIPHIRALMKDIYDIIERTQPDAIITFGPDGWSNHMDHRLVGASVTQAFLSKKWGKPINLFFVGRPSNGMEDPERKILAGQDIGYLTTKVPYSEKNRDTFIHALACHKSQFGEDALERMMERRSKDEEKVVYLRKFVGPTESSDTVFNQ from the coding sequence ATGAAACATCAAACAGATCTAAAATACACCCCACCTTTCGCGGTGCTCCTACCCCTAATGTACATTATCGTGCTTTTTTGCCATAATCCAATAATTGCACAGGCTTCGAACACCGAAAAAACCCTGATGGCGGTATTTGCCCATCCTGACGACGAAATTACGGCAGGTGCCATTCTCAACAAATATGCGGAAGAAGGGGTCAAGGTCTATCTGGTCGTGGCCACCGATGGGCGCTTCGGCACAAACGACCGCACCGCACATGTTGCGGGAGATGGGCTGGCTGCCTTGCGAAGGGAAGAAATGCAATGTTCGGCAGATAAGTTGGGGATCGAATTGATCCATCTGGAATACGAAGATCAGCTCAGATCAGCTGGGGGCTACGACGGCCATATCCCCCATATACGGGCGTTGATGAAGGACATTTACGACATCATAGAAAGAACCCAACCCGATGCCATCATAACCTTTGGTCCCGACGGCTGGTCAAACCACATGGACCACCGATTGGTCGGGGCCAGTGTCACCCAGGCATTTTTAAGCAAAAAATGGGGGAAACCCATAAACCTTTTCTTTGTTGGCAGGCCCTCAAATGGTATGGAAGATCCGGAGCGAAAGATTCTCGCGGGACAGGACATCGGTTATCTGACCACCAAAGTCCCCTATTCCGAAAAGAACAGGGATACCTTTATCCATGCGCTCGCGTGCCACAAAAGCCAATTCGGGGAGGATGCCTTGGAAAGAATGATGGAAAGAAGAAGCAAGGATGAGGAAAAAGTGGTCTATCTTCGGAAATTTGTGGGACCAACGGAAAGTTCCGACACCGTTTTCAACCAATAA
- a CDS encoding amidohydrolase family protein, whose protein sequence is MMGNTKSTVWKTTRYALCSLILILGGCNGGVSENKNDEASILIESVTVIDAKSGERANLNVLLTGNKIMEVSKKPIAPPSNSTVIDGKGKYLIPGLWDAHVHLTFTPGLEQAMFPLFLGNGITSIRDTGGLMHKVLPWKEKSIQEPDSSPRLFIAGPLLDGLPNVYDGNPGRPEISVGLGSEEEAIAMVDSLAAAGVDLIKAYEMLNPEMFKTIVAAAKKHNLPVTGHVPLSVDAIEASEHGLRSMEHMRNLEMSCSSDHDSLLRARKQMLAKGKGELGGVLRSAIHTSQRLHAFNTFDQQRAAQVLAALKKNGTWQIPTVTLSTGGINRLYENGDWRKTFEYLPETIKSNWKEAANKATEKMSNELSVAHGEWVLKMVKRLKKADVKVMAGTDTPIGFLTPGFSLHKELEMLVKGGMEPLEAIASATLLPSQYFKLQDSIGTIEKNMIADLVLLDANPLSDITNTRLIRAVVRNGTYYDRKALDGLLNGN, encoded by the coding sequence ATGATGGGAAACACGAAATCAACAGTTTGGAAAACAACCCGTTACGCCCTCTGCTCCTTAATTTTGATTCTGGGTGGTTGCAATGGGGGTGTTTCCGAAAATAAAAACGACGAAGCTTCCATCTTGATCGAATCGGTCACGGTCATCGACGCCAAGTCCGGTGAAAGGGCAAATCTCAATGTACTGCTCACTGGAAATAAGATTATGGAAGTTTCCAAAAAACCTATTGCCCCCCCTTCAAACAGTACGGTGATCGACGGGAAAGGAAAGTATTTGATCCCCGGTCTATGGGATGCCCACGTGCACCTGACCTTTACACCTGGTTTGGAACAAGCCATGTTTCCACTCTTTTTGGGCAATGGCATTACCAGCATACGCGATACAGGTGGTCTGATGCACAAGGTATTACCTTGGAAAGAAAAATCAATACAGGAACCTGACAGCTCTCCCCGATTGTTCATCGCCGGTCCTTTATTGGATGGTCTTCCCAACGTCTATGACGGGAACCCGGGCAGGCCTGAAATCTCTGTCGGCCTGGGTTCCGAAGAGGAGGCTATCGCCATGGTGGATTCACTTGCCGCCGCTGGCGTGGATTTGATAAAGGCCTACGAAATGTTGAATCCTGAAATGTTCAAGACCATCGTTGCAGCGGCCAAAAAACACAACCTGCCCGTGACCGGCCACGTACCTTTGAGCGTTGATGCCATTGAAGCGAGCGAACACGGTCTGCGAAGCATGGAGCATATGCGCAACCTGGAAATGTCCTGCTCGTCCGATCATGATTCACTATTACGGGCAAGAAAACAAATGCTGGCCAAAGGAAAAGGTGAATTAGGCGGAGTTTTGAGGTCGGCGATCCATACGTCCCAGCGTTTGCACGCGTTCAACACCTTTGATCAACAAAGGGCGGCCCAGGTTTTGGCCGCACTGAAAAAAAACGGCACCTGGCAGATACCCACCGTAACTCTTTCCACTGGGGGGATAAACAGATTGTATGAAAATGGGGATTGGCGAAAAACTTTTGAGTATTTGCCGGAAACGATCAAATCCAATTGGAAGGAAGCCGCCAATAAGGCTACGGAAAAAATGAGCAATGAACTAAGTGTCGCACATGGGGAATGGGTGTTGAAGATGGTCAAAAGACTGAAAAAGGCCGATGTCAAGGTCATGGCCGGGACCGACACCCCGATCGGCTTTCTCACCCCGGGCTTCAGCCTGCATAAAGAGCTGGAAATGTTGGTAAAGGGCGGGATGGAGCCCCTGGAGGCCATAGCATCCGCAACACTTTTGCCATCCCAGTATTTTAAACTGCAGGACAGTATTGGAACCATCGAGAAAAATATGATCGCAGATCTTGTTTTACTTGATGCCAACCCCTTGAGCGATATTACCAATACGCGTTTGATCAGGGCAGTGGTGCGCAATGGCACATATTATGATCGAAAGGCACTTGACGGTTTACTTAATGGGAATTAA
- a CDS encoding helix-turn-helix transcriptional regulator — translation MKGWNRNNPIAQFIRKRRKELNLTQVELSDTTGVGLRFVRELEQGKPNLMTDKINQVLLFFGHELTPTPISDATRRNLGEQ, via the coding sequence ATGAAAGGTTGGAACAGAAATAACCCCATAGCTCAATTTATCCGGAAAAGACGTAAAGAACTTAACTTGACCCAAGTGGAACTTTCTGACACCACTGGAGTTGGCCTTCGATTTGTCCGTGAATTGGAGCAAGGAAAACCCAACTTGATGACGGATAAGATCAATCAGGTACTTTTATTCTTTGGACATGAATTAACCCCTACACCTATAAGTGATGCGACAAGGAGAAATTTGGGTGAACAATAA
- a CDS encoding HipA N-terminal domain-containing protein, which translates to MRQGEIWVNNNLAGILMEDEEGYHFTYSKNYLKSENPVAVSLTLPLQEKPFHSDFLFPFFDGLIPEGWLLDIAHKNWKLNPRDRMGLLLATCKDCIGNISVLEK; encoded by the coding sequence ATGCGACAAGGAGAAATTTGGGTGAACAATAATTTGGCCGGAATCCTGATGGAAGATGAGGAAGGGTATCACTTTACCTATTCCAAAAACTATCTGAAATCAGAAAATCCTGTTGCTGTATCCCTGACATTGCCCCTACAGGAGAAACCATTCCATTCAGATTTTTTGTTCCCTTTTTTTGATGGATTGATACCCGAAGGTTGGCTATTGGACATTGCACATAAGAATTGGAAACTAAACCCCCGTGATCGGATGGGGCTTTTATTGGCCACCTGCAAAGATTGTATCGGCAACATAAGTGTATTGGAAAAATGA